One genomic region from Molothrus aeneus isolate 106 chromosome 24, BPBGC_Maene_1.0, whole genome shotgun sequence encodes:
- the FRS3 gene encoding fibroblast growth factor receptor substrate 3, translating into MGSCCSCLCPDSIPDNHPTKFKVTNVDDEGHELGSGVMELTRRELILHSHKRDAVRWPYLSLRRYGFDSNLFSFESGRRCHTGQGIFAFKCSRAEEIFNLLQDLMQCNSINVVEEPMVVTRNSHPSEGELAHSPQGPTSLGYTGLPNGFHSFPGESLSCSAAQHPSVSSLRHSSVGEDSTHPLLGPEEQSHTYVNTGEPEPRGRHCLHSLPEAHPPFPPRNHSCSLEDRNPQVFLQPGEVKFVLAPTSGYRRLCRQPRQCRPHLCAPNNNNNECQQGCPSPQCVYENLNGLVAPSSSSLCRAGRSKASREDGSCSQRRSALLHYENLPALPPVWELQPAQHRDEDAGAAPTPSPNGFSEAGEEEPLQNPPAGSEPRRAFLPRPRRSRLPNVFSFDFPRPCPEPPRQLNYIQVELEPEACKGQQEPRVAAPGSPGARRTDSYAIIDLKKTAAMSSLQRALPRDDGTSRKTRHNSTDLPL; encoded by the exons atggggagctgctgcagctgtctGTGCCCAGACAGCATCCCAGACAACCATCCCACCAAATTCAAG gtgacCAACGTGGACGACGAGGGGCACGAGCTGGGCTCGGGGGTGATGGAGCTGACGCGGCGGGAGCTGATCCTGCACTCGCACAAGCGCGACGCCGTGAGGTGGCCGTACCTGAGCCTGCGGCGCTACGGCTTCGACTCCAACCTGTTCTCCTTCGAGAGCGGCCGCCGCTGCCACACCGGCCAGG ggatTTTTGCCTTCAagtgctccagagcagaggagatcTTCAACCTGCTGCAGGACCTGATGCAATGCAACAGCATCAATGTGGTGGAGGAGCCCATGGTGGTGACCAGGAACAGCCACCCCTCGGAGGGGGAGCTGgcccacagcccccagggccCCACCA GTCTGGGCTACACTGGACTTCCCAATGGATttcacagcttccctggagaatccctgtcctgctctgcagcccagcaccccTCAGTGAGCAGCCTGAGACATTCCTCTGTGGGGGAAGACTCTACCCACCCCCTCCTGGGGCCTGAGGAGCAG TCCCACACCTACGTCAACACCGGGGAGCCGGAGCCGAGGGGCCGGCACTGTTTGCACTCCCTGCCTGAAGCCCACCCTCCTTTCCCCCCTAGgaaccacagctgctccctggaagaCCGGAACCCCCAGGtcttcctgcagccaggggaggtGAAATTCGTGCTGGCTCCCACCTCCGGCTACCGCCGGCTGTGCCGGCAGCCCCGCCAATGCCGGCCTCACCTCTGCgcccccaacaacaacaacaacgagtgccagcagggctgtccaTCCCCACAGTGTGTCTATGAGAACCTCAACGGGCTGGTGGCCCCCAGCAGCTCGTCCCTGTGCCGGGCTGGTCGCTCCAAGGCGTCCCGGGAGGacgggagctgctcccagcgcCGCTCGGCGCTCCTGCACTACGAGAACCTGCCGGCGCTGCCGCCggtctgggagctgcagccagcccagcacagggatgagGACGCTGGCGCGGCACCCACACCGTCCCCAAACGGCTTCtctgaggctggagaggaggagcCCCTGCAGAATCCCCCCGCGGGCTCGGAGCCGCGCCGCGCTTTCCTGCCCAGGCCCAGGCGCAGCCGCCTGCCCAACGTCTTCAGCTTCGACttcccccggccctgcccggagCCTCCACGGCAGCTCAACTACATCCAGGTGGAGCTGGAGCCCGAGGCCTGcaagggacagcaggagcccagggtggcagcccccggcagccccggtGCCCGCCGCACCGACTCCTACGCCATCATCGACCTCAAGAAGACGGCGGCCATGTCCAGCCTGCAGCGGGCCCTGCCCAGGGACGATGGCACCTCCAGGAAAACTCGGCACAACAGCACTGACCTGCCCCTCTGA